The DNA window GTATAGCTTGTAGTCCAAGGTGTACCTCAAATATTTAAGTATCTTTTTTATTACCTTCTAATGATGTATACTTAGATTATTTGTAAATTTACTCACTTTATTAAATGAGTAAGCAATATCAAACCTTGTGCAGTTCATAACATATATTAGGCTTCTAGTtattcaagaatattttaattgatttattatgtTACCTCTATTCTTGGACAAATatacatttatattaattaatattttgatagtgatattgttatttttagaaaattccTCAAAATTTTTCTCAACATAATAAGATTTAGACAATATCAATCCATTAGAtgtcttataaatatttattcataGTATGACAATTGCAACACCTAATTCTTTCATGTAAAACTTATTAGTTAACTTTTCTCTGTAGACTTGATCACGTGATCATTGCTATATAAAATTAGCATATTGTCCATACAAAGACATAacatttatctatatttttcacATAAACACATTTATCaactttgttgattttgaaCTCATTTGACAACATAATCTTGTCAAACTTTTCATGCCATTGTCTAGGTGCTTATTTCAAACCATATACTAATTAGACAAgcttataaactttttttttcttattcattcaTAACAAACCCCTCAAGTTGTTCTATATAAGCCTCATTTTCAAAGTCACCATTTAAGAAAGATATTTTTACAtctatttgatatatttcaagCTTGTTAATTAGCTACAATGACTATTAATGTTCATATGGAAGTTATTCTTAACACAGgtgaatatatatcaaaatagtcAACATCTTTTTATTGTCTAAATCCTTTAAATAACAAGTCtagatttatatttatcaatagtGTCATTAGCTTTCATCTTCCTTTTGACGATCTACTTATAGTCTAATGGTTTACTTCCGGGAGGAAGATCAATTAGTTTCTATATATGATTATTCATAATggattcaattttaatattgacTATCTCCTTCCAGACAAAACATTGCTTTAGAATGGGTTTGAGGTTCCTTTTCTAACAACTATGTTAAGAAATCAAGACTAaatgttttggtcatttttgtGCTCTTAATCTTTCTAAGCTTAACTTCATCATCTTCTAATTTATGACAATTACTTGAGCTCGtgtcatttttttatgcttctttCTATGGAAACACATCCTCAAATAATATAGCGtttcttaatttcataataGTATTAGAATGAATATCCTTAATACTTGATTTATGTATGAGAAATTTCTATGCactaatattttatacatatctTATGAATACACAAGCCATAGTCTTAGGTCTTATATTGATCTTTTTAGGATCAAGTATTGCTACTTTTGCAAGAAACCCCTATATTTTATGCATATCTTACTATAAACCTCGGTGGACATTTTGGCGAGGGCCTAAAATGTGTCATGGAAAATTGGAGTCACCatctagtaattaaaagaaattaagaatccTAAAATATAAACTAGTTTCAGAAATTTAGATAAGAGGTTAATTATGCTTAAAGGAAGAACAATATCACCCttatagtattttttgtttttttttttatgaaagattaTATTTACTATGTGTTTTCTCTTaagtttatcttttttattaccatcaattatcctaatttttttaattattttgcaaaaacTTTGACGTCGATCATCAAACTTGTGAGAAAATAACATTAGTCCCTAAAATTAGAAGACTTGTCAAAGGTGTTGATGTTAagtcctaattttttttgttgaaattgctaaaaataaacataaaccGCATGTGGTTATAAAATCTAAACATCAatcccttttttaaaaaaagcacatCAGATTTGTTAAAGATGATAGCAAATAAGCTTTTAAACCCATACTTTtaatataacttttatttttgttcttataattttttttttaaaatatcattttttttctttatattttatttctattcatATATAGGTCCttctttgtaaattttttatttattgagaaataCAATTTACATTAGGAGGTTCAAAACTAACTTTTTAATGACAGCTTAGAAACATAAATgctatttagaattataataataattactttttaatttttttttaacttaaaaatatatcaaaataatatatattttttaaaaaatatatttttttatattaacgtatcaaaacgattcaaaattattaaaaatattaataatttaaaataaaaaatatttcaaaaaattttaaaaacactttttcaacacaacaacaaatcaACTGAAATACATGGGATtcgtaaaagaaaaggacatgGGATTTAGAGATGATCATTAGACTTGTGTAAGCTAAGCGATTCAAACATAACAGATAAAGAAAGTTTTCAACTTCAAGCAGCAACTGGAAGGCAGTAAGAAATCCCGGCATTGGACATCCATGGACTAAATGAGTGCGCACTTATTATTCAtgatttaaatcttatttaatacGATTTCCAGAACTTACAATTCAtgatttaaatcttattataCGATTTCGAGAACTTACAATCCCCCCCAAGAAGAGCTTTGGGATGATAAAAACATGTCATCTTGCAACCAGTCAAGGAAGTCATCTCATAAGTAACATGAGCAGCTCTGGTTTTTCAATTAACTGTTTCCACTCATTGCAAAATCTTGCAACAGTCGCCCCGTCCAAAACTCTATGATCTGCACCAATATTTACCTGAGAAAAGAGGCACATGATCGGATACAATAATGAAACGCCATAAAGCCGTTGTTTTAACAATCAGTAAGCGCGATGTATAATTTTAGCCCTTTCTGTCACAAGAGTTCTCTAATTGTTTGAAATAGCATGCCCAGTTTATAGTAAGATTGTCCTTTACATGGACAGTGCTTTACTTTTTCTAAAGGATGACGCGCTAAGTTACAGTAATTCATTTCCAAAAGAATGagcatataaataaaatggtgTGTATCCCAAGTTCATTTGGAAGATGGTGTTAAGTACtctgaagcaaataaaaaagaaagaattaactGAAACATTGCTTACCGTCATAACTGATACAGGATATGCATTTCCATCATCTGCAAAATGAGCCACTTTCTGAATTCGGCCAATTGCAATAATTGCCACTTCAGGCAAGTTGAGGATGGGAGCACCAAACTTCCCACCAATTGCTCCAATATTGCTTAGTGTTATTGTTCCACCAGTTATATCCTCAGGGTTAAGCTTATTAGCCAAGGCCAATTGTTGCAACCGCAAAAGCTCCTTTGTTATCTAAATACATAGGTGGACATTTTCAACAATGCCAGAGAAAGGGAGGAAAACAAAAGTTGTTTTGAGGAGAAGTACTTGAAAGTAAACGCATTGAGAATACAACAAGACTTACTCCAAAAAGGGAAAATTAGGCATTGTGTCATTCTTGCCTACAGTTATGGATGAACCTAATTGTAAGTATGCATATAAAGCAAGATGcaaccttaaaaaaatctaCTGATTTCAATATGAATTCGTGTCGTTTATAACATTCTAACTTTCATtatcaaatcaatcaaattatatCTCTCACCTTAACTATTAAGTATGAAAGCAAAGTTTGAAGTCAAACTCAATACTTTGAAATCCCATTTTACTACTTGAACACAAGCAAGAAGCTGCTAGCAATCAAGCAGAGTGAAACAGAAGATAGTTGTATATGCAAATAACACAGACAGGAGACAATGAAACTAACCTCCAAGATGGAAAGAGACTGAACATTCTTTATATTGGGTACAACTAGACCAGATGGAGTAGCCATGGCAATTCCAATATTGTGGGAACCTATGACATTCAACAGTTATTATGACCACGATTAACTAGAAAAGAGGGTTAAGGATATCAATAAGAATATTCAACATAATCCAAGCAACATTCTGATCAACAGATCTCAAAGAAGCAACAATTATTTTACATCAGAACAATTCCTCCATTGGCAAGAAATATAAGCACATAAATACATCCTTGTAGAGCCAAATGTAGAGCCTCTGCAGGATACATCCATCTCATATGGAAGtaggataatttttatattggttttatAAGCAGTCAAGACCAGTGAATCTGTTGTGAATCTATAATCTATATATGTTTGTCTCATTTTATACTTTTGTTAACGATGGATCTAGTTCCAGCTTTGTTAGATCCTTGAAAGACTTGCAAAGGACACCAAAATTACCAGTTTAAATTACTTTGAGAAGAAATGCTTTCACAAGCAAGAATTATCGTGCCCATATACTGGAAAGCCTACTgtaaatagttgttttttaccATTCATTGAACTTGTGCCCATCACAAAATAGAAGCAGTAAACAACATTGCAGCAGCAAAGAAGAATAAATCAACAAACCTTTCAGGATGACCTCCATTGTGTCCTCATTGAAGCGACTATTAATCCATGGATATTTGCTGATGGCCACTGAAAGTGACTTTATCAAAGATGGAAGGAAAGTATGCTTCACAGCTGGTTCGGTATTATTGTTTTGGAAACTTTCTTTAAGCTCCACCAATGCATCACAATTTATCTCTTCTACATAATGAAAATGTGGAACTTTTGCAGCCATTGACATTGTTTTCACCATTGTGCGTTGGAAtcccctgaaaaaaaaataaagcaggcAATTATTTTGCCTCAACACTAAATTTAAAGTGGTTTAGCTAATAAACAAGTATTCTTTAAGAGTTCTTGTAcatggaattgaaaaataactgtCTAGTGACTCTACACTAACACAAATGAGTATTGGGGGTGGCTTTTGTTTTTAAGGTAAGGGTTTAGACTTTACTGTAAGAGAATAAGATTTCAGAAAAATCACAGTTTTTGCAGTAAAAAGGTTAAGGATATCACAGGATATTTTTggcatttaaaattaaaggttATGATATCTCACAGGACAAGATTTACAATCTCATAAGCAACTTGTAAATAAAAGCTTTTAGAAAAACTATGCATGCATGAACCTTTAGGTGCACCTATTCACACTGCTAGGCAATCAAAATTTCAAACCAGCAGATGCTTGATATGGTCTGAATTCAAAACATGGGCTTGCAGTGAATGGTTGTGGCTGCCTGGCTAATGGCTTGGATACCAAATTAATTGACCTATCATTATGATTAAAATGGCAGGGAAAATTAACACCTCTGCAATATAAGAATTGCTATGTTATCCTAATcctatcatttaaaaaacaaaaattgtttattttgtgAAGAGTATAATGCTATGGAAAGTAGTTTTGTACATTCCTACCcccttctttaaaaaaacaatgataggAAAAAAGTTTTCAGTTCACATTAGCTACTAATATTACCTTAGAGGAATTGTCTTATCACCGGGTTGTGAGCCTAATTCCGCTGAAACGTATGAGTAGTCCTCTTCACCTCTCAAAAACTGGTCTCCAGAATCAGCATTCTCAAAGCCAGAGGAATCTTTAATGATTCCTTTCTGAATAGCATGTTTAATTATATCTTCTTTTAATACCCTCCCATCTTTACCAGATCCATGAACATCATTTAGATTTATATCATATTGCTTACCAAGGTGTCGCACAGCTGGTGTTGACAGGACTCCACaagttttacttttatttacCTCACCCTCAGAACAAtgagaaataatattttcagtAAAATCATGTTTCTGTGTTGGAACTTGAGCTCCCTCAACCACCATTTTAAGAAGAGTCTCTCCGACCTACACAGATCACACATTACCAGAAATTCAAAATATCAATACACATGCACAAAAGCTATATggtactttcttttttctcttcttctatgACTAATTTCAAGTTTTTGACACCCCCAACACTGTGCAAAGCACACCCTCCCTGTCTTTTTCCTCCCCACGAGAAATGGAGCCAGCTCAGCCATTGTAGCCTGTATTAAGTTCACACAAGCATGTGCTAGTGCTACCCAGTCTGGCTAACAAAATAACACCATTCTTCACAAGTCCTAagagttttatttgtttgacATAGTTTCAAAGTAAATTCCAACTGATTCCCAAATCCATGTCTCCCATTTCAAGAAGGTTGCTAATTTCATCTTTAGTATCCCACACCATTCCTCACACAGGCAAACCACTTGGCGAAACACATGCACAGGAAATTCATAAAATGTCAACATGCTTTCTTCACCAAACCAATGAGCAGTAAATCAATAAATTCTCACCTTTACAATATCTCCTGGAACATATAGAAATTGAGCAACTTTTCCTTTGTAACGACTCGTTATCTCAATAGTCGCTTTGTCACTCTGGACTTCACATAGTGGTTGAAAGTCTTCAACTTCATCCCCCTACCACAACAACAAGCACGGTGCCATGTTTCCTATCACTTATAAAGACAATTTGAAACTCACCAAACTGACGACTTTAAAACCAGCAGCAACTCACaaattaacacaaaaacaaacaaataaattcacAACTTCATCAATCATTGTTTCATTCAATTACCTCTTTCACAAACCATTTGAGCAGTTCACATTCAGCAATACCTTCACCAGTTTGAGCTAAAGGCACA is part of the Populus alba chromosome 10, ASM523922v2, whole genome shotgun sequence genome and encodes:
- the LOC118036955 gene encoding lipoamide acyltransferase component of branched-chain alpha-keto acid dehydrogenase complex, mitochondrial, encoding MMIVRRVWHKLVRSSTPRFLCPYPAPALLRAPKLPFTGYTNNSINIKIESKVGWRLFSSQALADGGMSGRIVDVPLAQTGEGIAECELLKWFVKEGDEVEDFQPLCEVQSDKATIEITSRYKGKVAQFLYVPGDIVKVGETLLKMVVEGAQVPTQKHDFTENIISHCSEGEVNKSKTCGVLSTPAVRHLGKQYDINLNDVHGSGKDGRVLKEDIIKHAIQKGIIKDSSGFENADSGDQFLRGEEDYSYVSAELGSQPGDKTIPLRGFQRTMVKTMSMAAKVPHFHYVEEINCDALVELKESFQNNNTEPAVKHTFLPSLIKSLSVAISKYPWINSRFNEDTMEVILKGSHNIGIAMATPSGLVVPNIKNVQSLSILEITKELLRLQQLALANKLNPEDITGGTITLSNIGAIGGKFGAPILNLPEVAIIAIGRIQKVAHFADDGNAYPVSVMTVNIGADHRVLDGATVARFCNEWKQLIEKPELLMLLMR